In Molothrus aeneus isolate 106 chromosome 3, BPBGC_Maene_1.0, whole genome shotgun sequence, a single genomic region encodes these proteins:
- the PHF3 gene encoding PHD finger protein 3 isoform X2: protein MDVVDTFNHLIPTEQLDDALFLESNLENEVCEDFSTSQNVLEDSLKNMLSDKDPMLGSASAQFCLPVLDSNDPNFQMPCSTVTGLDDTMDEEGVKESGNDTIDDDELALPNRNLRSRAEEASVTSPRKSPRLMAQEPVRSLRQSTLAKRSNVAPPLNTKKSSVKSGSAPKNGQKQERSPVKETDVAARLKMEQPREVRRSTRRSGQLEGAAAAVTASQNNKKCLPGPEDVKEIKSETPEQTKVEETPQELSCANLTEPCSPSPGETKEIVEVAMNTDSGSAESVCSVSADTEMIPVKNETTDVIDSMGLENPSEEKTDNKAEESEKKAEEHNQIEITGNNNDSSSACLNTDGICETFSNSSSSVKEGVDCSSGSRSVEVLDENALSVKECVTEAGGDDKGMEKTETPSEKLLDSTDCDNKDLKSKEFTSADPGNSILESAVVDQSSQNVQQQIDSTKVEGPEASKFQDDERQIGISTKCEKNIRPRHSKSIAQNKQNLSAGTRQKSGSVQQETTRSRTRAGVAVSGLHSSSSASLKRNADEQESHQHPSNPVKIRKKQSDLGLKAKSGISGVTVKKQTNTKLKKIPRVQASGQAQKLSVQKASEKSPTHQSCSKDTHHSVHSLSGHVSHPGQKQASKHQLATGLKANNSTKEEAETKDPSVVEHLKEDDKEKNRSKRNDRNLQPRQRRSSKSLSLDEPPLFIPDNISTVKKEGLEHTSASESKHIWVPSKQCGFCKKPHGNRFMVGCGRCDDWFHGDCVGLSLSQAQQMGEEDKEYVCVKCCAEEDKKMECFDQNVPDTQVKLEHKEEKAIECEKLGVSKQIPTCNLNTATEKTKQTEDTGKHKVKIFRRESGDGKNLPESRDSDTKKGQHVPTRKGSQTTAIPRRSPEDKNEKISKESLSTMERSTKSGVHEKQEIKKKKNEKGSSSATHLPAVPASKPSADQIRQSVKQSLKEILMKRLTDSSLKIPEERAAKVATRIERELYSFFRDTDAKYKNKYRSLMFNLKDPKNNILFKKVLKGEVTPDHLIKMSPEELASKELAAWRQRENRHTIEMIEKEQREVERRPITKITHKGEIEIESETPMKEQEEVMEIQEPNTKLFEKSEEAEKDKEINESASPDTTSQHKNHLFDLNCKICIGRMAPPTDDVSGKKVKVSVGVARKQSDNEAESIADALSSTSSILASELLEDDKQDSSKSFTPLPKSETPGTVECESLFLARLNFIWKGFINMPSVAKFVIKAYPVSGSFEYLTEDLPDSIQVGGRISPHTVWDYVEKIKASGTKEICVVRFTPVTEEDQISYALLFAYFSSRKRYGVAANNMKQVKDLYLIPLGSSDKVPHHLVPFDGPGIEIHRPNLLLGLIIRQKMKRQITAVSSVTSSFADEAAESTLSSLPPEKKIKPSKHEVSHHDLALEEEEENNFFNSFTTVLHKQRNKPQQSNTDDAPAVIEPLVESTKHEPPKPLRFLPGVLVGWENQPSTLELANKPLPVDDILQSLLGTTGQVYEHSKSEAGPSEDIPLLNEQAALKEETMDVADVTAEAGEAKTGLDDPQESTNAAATVDAAAVGTSSSARSTGSLIGLTLKGKPPDVSTEAFLANLSAQAQNKETEESKENDPKRQIPDKDSVAQEVRRSTNSSFSSSSNSGKKPSENNVNVGSAEGTTANTSKSPPFINLKRDPRQAAGRSQQTNISENKDGDVSRNEDRQNASGNDQGEPENKQLSGEGGLNLYQSEAQTNETPFSSAAAKADNTVASQAEDTKHSQEDGLMQNIETVNSFRRGPAATSSHFETENSSRSEFISKVPSPIASGSFSSVGPPQQNFQHSKSNPPGFQFQAPAPHNFPPQNNPMFGFPPHLPPPLLPPPGFGFPQNPMMPWPPVAHLSGQPQYAGPIAQGLPVAHKQSRFLGPENFFQSKDSRRPERRHSDPWGREEQHLERGFSRGKNDRQRPYSETHHQKKDRHEKEWSNEKYWEQDSERNRRRDRNQEKERERKSREEGQRDKERARSPHSDRAADGKSPRETRNPEKKTEKPKSDEQAHEKDKEREKSKDKHRERESEKNRERHRDHSDRTKSKR, encoded by the exons ATGGATGTAGTTGATACATTTAACCATTTAATTCCTACTGAACAATTAGATGATGCCCTATTTCTAGAATCCAACCTGGAGAATGAAGTCTGTGAGGATTTTAGTACAAGTCAAAATGTCTTAGAGGATTCGCTGAAGAACATGCTCAGCGATAAGGATCCTATGCTAGGATCTGCAAGTGCCCAGTTCTGTTTGCCTGTTTTGGATAGCAATGACCCCAATTTCCAGATGCCTTGTTCTACAG ttACTGGTCTTGATGATACTATGGATGAAGAAGGAGTTAAAGAGAGTGGTAATGACACCATTGATGATGATGAGCTTGCTTTACCTAATAGGAATTTGAGAAGCCGTGCTGAAGAAGCATCAGTCACATCACCGAGGAAATCACCACGTTTAATGGCACAAG AACCAGTACGGAGTCTGCGGCAGAGCACGCTAGCCAAGCGTTCGAATGTTGCTCCTCCTCTTAATACCAAGAAATCATCCGTAAAAAGTGGATCTGCTCCAAAAAATGGACAGAAACAAGAGAGAAGTCCAGTTAAAGAGACAGATGTTGCAGCACGCTTGAAAATGGAGCAGCCTAGAGAGGTTAGGCGTAGTACAAGACGATCAGGACAgttggaaggagcagcagcagcagtaacagcatcccaaaataataaaaaatgtctgCCTGGTCCTGAAgatgtgaaagaaataaagtcTGAAACCCCTGAGCAGACAAAAGTTGAAGAAACACCCCAAGAGTTAAGTTGTGCTAATTTAACAGAACCCTGTTCTCCTTCTCCTGGGGAAACAAAGGAAATAGTAGAGGTTGCAATGAACACTGACTCTGGGAGTGCTGAGTCAGTTTGTTCAGTATCTGCAGATACTGAAATGATTcctgttaaaaatgaaacaactgATGTGATTGATTCAATGGGCTTGGAAAATCCTTCAGAAGAAAAGACTGATAATAAAGCAGAGGAAtcagagaagaaagcagaagaacATAATCAAATTGAAATAACTGGAAACAATAATGATTCATCCAGTGCTTGCTTGAATACAGATGGAATTTGTGAGACCTTTTCAAATTCGTCCAGCTCTGTGAAAGAGGGGGTTGATTGCAGTTCAGGTTCCCGCAGCGTGGAAGTTCTTGATGAAAATGCATTGTCAGTAAAGGAATGTGTAACAGAAGCTGGAGGTGATGACAAGGGAATGGAGAAAACTGAAACTCCATCTGAGAAACTATTGGACAGTACAGACTGTGATAATAAAGACTTGAAAAGCAAAGAGTTTACTTCAGCTGACCCAGGAAATAGCATTTTAGAAAGCGCTGTTGTTGACCAGTCAAGCCAAAATGTACAGCAGCAGATCGACAGTACTAAAGTAGAAGGCCCAGAGGCATCAAAATTTCAGGATGATGAGAGACAAATTGGTATTTCAACAAAATGTGAAAAGAACATTAGGCCCCGGCATAGTAAATCCATAGCACAGAATAAACAAAATCTGAGTGCAGGTACTCGGCAGAAATCAGGTTCAGTGCAACAAGAAACGACTCGGTCAAGAACGAGAGCTGGTGTTGCTGTTTCAGGCCTTCACAGTTCCTCTTCAGCAAGTCTGAAGCGAAATGCTGATGAGCAAGAGAGTCATCAGCATCCAAGTAACCCAGTTAAAATTAGAAAGAAACAATCTGATCTGGGTTTGAAAGCAAAGAGTGGCATTTCAGGAGTGACTGTAAAAAAACAGACCAACACAAAGCTAAAGAAAATACCCCGAGTCCAGGCTTCTGGGCAAGCCCAGAAGTTATCAGTTCAAAAAGCAAGTGAGAAATCTCCTACTCATCAAAGCTGTTCTAAAGATACCCACCACTCTGTGCATTCATTGTCAGGTCATGTTTCACATCCTGGTCAGAAGCAAGCCAGCAAACACCAACTTGCAACTGGGCTAAAAGCTAATAACTCTACCAAGGAAGAGGCAGAGACTAAAGATCCCTCTGTTGTAGAACATCTGAAGGAGGatgataaggaaaaaaacaggtcAAAAAGAAATGATAGAAATCTCCAACCTCGCCAGAGAAGAAGTAGCAAAAGTCTTTCACTTGATGAACCTCCTTTGTTCATTCCAGATAACATTTCAACTGTTAAAAAGGAAGGCTTGGAACATACCTCTGCTAGTGAAAGCAAACATATTTGGGTGCCCAGCAAACAATGTGGCTTTTGCAAAAAGCCACATGGCAACAG GTTTATGGTAGGTTGTGGTAGATGTGATGATTGGTTTCATGGTGATTGTGTTGGGCTGAGCCTTTCTCAAGCACAGCAGATGGGTGAAGAAGATAAAGagtatgtgtgtgtgaaatgctgtgctgaagaagacaaaaaaatggAGTGCTTTGATCAAAATGTACCAGATACTCAAGTGAAACTTGagcataaagaagaaaaagcaattgaGTGTGAAAAACTGGGGGTGTCAAAGCAAATACCTACTTGTAATCTAAATACAGCaactgaaaaaacaaagcaaacggAGGACACTGGGAAGCACAAAGTCAAAATCTTCAGACGG GAATCTGGGGATGGGAAGAATCTACCAGAGTCCAGAGACTCAGATACTAAAAAAGGGCAGCATGTTCCTACTCGGAAGGGATCACAAACTACTGCAATTCCTCGGCGGTCCCctgaagataaaaatgaaaaaataagtaaaGAATCTCTTAGTACAATGGAAAGGTCCACAAAATCAG GTGTGCATGAGAAacaagaaattaagaaaaagaaaaatgagaagggATCCAGTAGTGCAACAcacctgccagctgtgccagcttcCAAGCCATCTGCTGATCAGATAAGACAAAGCGTTAAGCAGTCTCTTAAGGAAATTCTTATGAAAAG ATTGACAGACTCCAGTTTAAAGATTCCTGAGGAGCGAGCAGCAAAAGTTGCCACAAGGATTGAAAGAGagttatattctttttttcGAGACACTGACGCAAAGTATAAGAACAAATACAGAAGTTTAATGTTCAATCTGAAAGATCCTAAAAATAAT ATACTATTTAAGAAAGTACTGAAAGGAGAGGTTACTCCAGATCATCTAATAAAAATGAGCCCAGAAGAATTGGCTTCCAAAGAGCTGGCTGCttggagacagagagaaaacagacat ACAATTGAAATGATTGAGAAAGAGCAGAGGGAGGTTGAAAGAAGACCTATTACAAAAATTACTCACAAAGGAGAAATAGAAATTGAAAGTGAGACACCAATGAAAGAACAAGAGGAAGTAATGGAAATTCAG GAACCTAATACGAAGTTGTTTGAGAAGTCAGAAGAAGCTGAAAAggataaagaaataaatgaatctGCATCTCCGGACACTACAAGTCAACATAAAAATCATCTCTTTGATCTTAACTGCAAAATCTGCATAG gCCGAATGGCACCACCTACTGATGATGTGTCAGGGAAGAAGGTGAAGGTGTCTGTCGGGGTTGCACGGAAGCAGTCCGACAATGAAGCAGAGAGCATTGCAGACGCACTCTCCTCCACATCAAGTATTTTAGCTTCAGAATTACTGGAAGATGATAAGCAAGACTCATCAAAGTCATTCACACCTCTCCCAAA GTCAGAAACGCCTGGTACTGTGGAATGTGAAAGTCTGTTTCTGGCACGCCTGAATTTCATCTGGAAGGGCTTTATCAATATGCCTTCAGTAGCAAAATTTGTTATTAAGGCTTATCCAGTTTCTGGCTCCTTTGAGTATTTAACAGAG GATTTACCTGATAGTATTCAAGTAGGTGGCAGGATATCTCCCCACACTGTCTGGGATTATGTAGAAAAAATCAAAGCTTCAGGGACCAAG GAGATCTGCGTGGTTCGCTTTACCCCGGTAACCGAAGAAGATCAGATCTCCTATGCATTGCTGTTCGCCTATTTCAGCAGTAGAAAACGTTATGGTGTAGCGGCCAATAACATGAAGCAAGTGAAAGATTTGTACCTCATCCCTTTAGGTTCCTCAGATAAAGTCCCTCATCACCTTGTGCCTTTTGATGGGCCTG GGATTGAAATACATCGACCAAATTTATTACTGGGATTGATAATTCGCCAGAAGATGAAGAGGCAGATTACTGCTGTTTCAAGTGTAACCAGTAGTTTTGCAGATGAAGCTGCTGAAAGTACCTTGAGTAGCTTGCCACCAGAGAAGAAAATCAAGCCAAGCAAACATGAAGTCTCACATCATGATTTGGCActagaagaagaagaggaaaataatttttttaattccttcacAACTGTGCTACACAAGCAGAGAAATAAACCACAGCAGTCTAATACAGACGATGCTCCAGCAGTTATTGAGCCGTTGGTGGAAAGTACCAAACATGAACCACCAAAGCCTCTCAGGTTTCTTCCTGGAGTCCTGGTTGGATGGGAAAATCAGCCTTCAACTCTGGAGCTAGCAAATAAACCCTTGCCAGTTGATGATATTCTTCAAAGCCTGTTGGGCACGACAGGGCAGGTGTATGAGCACAGCAAGTCAGAAGCAGGTCCTAGTGAAGACATACCATTATTAAATGAACAGGCAGCCTTGAAAGAAGAAACCATGGATGTTGCTGATGTAACTGCTGAAGCTGGTGAAGCAAAGACTGGTTTGGATGATCCTCAAGAATCCACTAATGCTGCTGCAACTGTGGATGCAGCAGCTGTAGGGACCTCAAGTTCTGCAAGAAGTACTGGTTCTTTGATAGGGCTGACTCTTAAGGGAAAACCTCCAGATGTCTCCACAGAAGCATTTTTAGCAAATTTGTCTGCTCAGGCACAGAATAAGGAAACTgaagaaagtaaagaaaatgaCCCAAAGCGACAGATACCAGACAAAGATAGTGTTGCACAGGAAGTTAGAAGGAGCAcaaattccagcttttcttcctcatcaaattcaggaaaaaagccCAGTGAGAACAATGTTAATGTAGGCTCTGCTGAAGGTACTACTGCTAATACCTCTAAATCACCACCATTTATTAATCTTAAAAGAGACCCACGACAGGCAGCTGGACGAAGCCAGCAGACtaatatttcagaaaacaagGATGGAGATGTTAGCAGAAATGAAGACCGACAAAATGCTTCAGGAAATGATCAAGGAGAACCAGAGAATAAACAACTTTCTGGAGAAGGGGGCTTAAACCTGTATCAAAGTGAGGCACAAACCAATGAGACACCGTTCAGTTCAGCTGCAGCTAAGGCAGATAACACAGTTGCATCACAAGCAGAAGATACCAAACACTCACAGGAAGATGGATTGATGCAAAACATTGAAACAGTAAACTCATTTAGAAGAGGACCAGCCGCAACTTCATCTCATTTTGAAACTGAAAACTCTTCTCGTTCTGAATTTATTTCCAAAGTCCCAAGCCCTATTGCAAGTGGCAGCTTCTCATCTGTTGGACCTCCACAGCAGAATTTTCAGCATTCTAAATCTAATCCACCTGGATTTCAGTTTCAGGCTCCTGCACCTCATAACTTCCCTCCACAAAACAACCCTATGTTTGGATTTCCTCCTCATTTACCACCTCcgcttcttcctcctcctggctTTGGTTTTCCTCAAAATCCAATGATGCCATGGCCACCAGTAGCTCATTTATCAGGTCAGCCACAGTATGCCGGACCCATTGCACAAGGGCTACCAGTGGCTCACAAACAATCAAGATTTTTGGGACcagaaaatttttttcagagtaaAGACAGTAGGAGACCAGAAAGACGCCACAGCGATCCTTGGGGCAGAGAAGAACAGCATTTAGAGAGAGGATTcagtagaggaaaaaatgatCGACA